A section of the Balearica regulorum gibbericeps isolate bBalReg1 chromosome W, bBalReg1.pri, whole genome shotgun sequence genome encodes:
- the LOC142599180 gene encoding small conductance calcium-activated potassium channel protein 2-like yields MLLVLVRPTNRTQGLDSTEAGTGPSWRQQDSPLPTITHCAGCITTTTWSSCGFNASDMETSLQFQPGFCSEQQQQQHSQDKQSLLQQPQQQQQRSPCVQCNNCTYYGAAAVAAGDNLPLLFRTSSPLSGAFRTHSSPLSISASSRQGSQLNVIELTPSSHAGSSRQPHRYPQCHQCHSLQQQQAASPSSSVSSGSTHHHHYQQHRESNPFTEIAMSSCRYNGSIMRPLSNLSSSRGNLHELDSESQPLQPPLASPIAAAPEIVVSKPEHNSNSLALYGSGGTNNGGGKSSKKKNQNIGYKLGHRRALFEKRKRLSDYALIFGMFGIVVMVIETELSWGAYTKESLYSLTLKCLISLSTIILLGLIIVYHAREIQKQKSSLPLLKRAESSAKTDAAKTNED; encoded by the exons ATGCTCCTTGTTTTGGTCCGTCCGACCAATCGGACGCAGGGGCTGGATTCTACGGAAGCCGGGACGGGCCCCTCGTGGCGGCAGCAGGATTCTCCCCTGCCGACCATAACGCATTGCGCAGGGtgcatcaccaccaccacctggtCCTCCTGCGGCTTTAACGCCTCTGACATGGAAACATCATTGCAGTTCCAGCCGGGCTTCTGCtccgagcagcagcagcagcagcacagccaggacaagcagagccttctccagcagccacagcagcagcagcagcggagCCCATGCGTCCAGTGCAACAACTGCACCTACTATGGGGCCGCTGCGGTAGCAGCGGGGGATAACCTGCCCTTGCTGTTCCGCACTTCTTCGCCCCTCTCGGGCGCCTTCAGGACTCACTCCTCGCCGCTCTCTATCTCCGCCTCCTCCCGGCAGGGCAGCCAGTTGAACGTCATCGAGCTCACCCCCTCCAGCCACGCCGGCTCGTCCAGGCAGCCCCACCGGTACCCCCAGTGTCACCAGTGCCATAGCCTGCAGCAACAGCAGGCAGCCAGTCCCAGCAGCAGTGTCAGCAGCGGCAGCACCCACCATCACCACTACCAGCAGCATCGGGAGAGCAATCCCTTCACCGAAATAGCCATGAGCAGCTGCAGGTACAACGGCAGCATCATGCGACCGCTCAGCAACCTGAGCTCATCCCGCGGGAACCTGCACGAGCTTGACTCCGAGTCTCAGCCGCTCCAGCCGCCGCTCGCCAGCCCCATAGCCGCTGCCCCGGAGATCGTGGTCTCCAAGCCCGAGCACAACTCCAACAGCCTGGCGCTCTATGGCTCCGGCGGCACGAACAACGGAGGGGGCAAGTCCAGCAAGAAGAAGAACCAGAACATTGGCTACAAGCTGGGGCACCGCCGGGCGCTCTTCGAGAAGCGCAAGCGTCTCAGCGACTACGCGCTCATCTTCGGCATGTTCGGCATCGTAGTCATGGTGATCGAGACAGAGCTGTCCTGGGGCGCCTACACGAAG GAGTCTCTGTATTCCCTCACTCTAAAATGCCTTATTAGCCTCTCCACGATTATCCTGCTTGGGCTCATTATTGTATACCATGCAAGGGAAATTCAG aaacaaaagtctAGCTTGCCTTTGCTTAAGCGTGCTGAATCATCAGCTAAGACTGATGCtgcaaaaacaaatgaagattAA